From a region of the Thermomicrobium roseum DSM 5159 genome:
- a CDS encoding GAF domain-containing protein encodes MYETSSSRIDALLRQVLRTLVAVVQADLGGFFVFDEQLTAVELGIVEGVQPSESLAPVGVRRLPPSAVPAERWLARHRRPLHLHQPRHWQRFPPANPSLRALADRGALVGLVLPLLWENELVGAAYLWRHRSPRPYSRQEIRTAQRWCQLATLVAYASRLYQREAMLRTDLEEILIIDQKLDQLADLDEVAETLVNWIERRAGTWSGLLWLNADTGAAYASAFGSAPSHVNALLSERLASLPTRTDRATATILSREDAHDLLGTELAFLPSSVRELLIATYREDERPLVRLLAWNDEGRLPADLSRHLPALRLLMMHVGAALTRLATRRQLERSLDELRALLQLSRQVVVADSIYELLGELERLFRHFLRYDALIFLEPDDSAPNLLRISWGSGPIPEARIGHRIPIDRSLAGHAFRTGHLLHITDTWEDPRTYHLPERPFPLRTLLLVPLRHDGSTKAVLGIGRTAVAPFSPLEVELVSILAQELATGLTVVHQRQVILQNVELQRFLADVGDLLLQNPDPRSFARPLVTRLAQTLGGSAALVLRLPLDESPMSASSEHDGEGPAIDLTPLHDPAFFDWLARSSAQGTLELTDARIVPAPFQPSFAALLASSARLTLVSLVAHDVPLGCLLLSRPVRTVTHPLETVLLRELRTRLAHALGRWVASREQDAIASLARELSLSSDLGTFGQLLLQRLPSLLPSDFATMLFLDDDQHAFVPLAASPHFALLPADWSIPRQRSWLGNLADHDEVIIVPDSSTIPLLDYPLRVAAAGQTASLAVAPLVARGQTRGILVLGRFGIRRFTVAEQQRLRNLA; translated from the coding sequence GTACGAAACCAGTTCCAGTCGCATCGATGCGCTCCTGCGACAGGTGCTGCGAACACTGGTCGCCGTCGTGCAGGCTGATCTCGGCGGCTTTTTCGTCTTCGACGAGCAACTCACAGCCGTCGAACTCGGCATCGTCGAGGGAGTACAGCCTTCGGAATCGCTCGCTCCGGTCGGCGTGCGGCGTCTGCCACCCAGCGCGGTACCCGCCGAGCGCTGGCTCGCGCGTCACCGCCGCCCGCTCCATCTGCACCAACCGCGCCACTGGCAGCGCTTTCCCCCAGCCAACCCCAGTTTGCGGGCGCTGGCTGATCGCGGCGCGCTCGTCGGCCTCGTCCTCCCCTTGCTTTGGGAGAACGAACTGGTCGGCGCTGCCTACCTCTGGCGACACCGCTCCCCCCGCCCGTACAGTCGCCAGGAGATCCGCACTGCCCAACGATGGTGCCAGCTCGCGACGCTGGTCGCCTACGCGAGTCGTCTGTACCAGCGCGAAGCGATGCTCCGCACCGACCTCGAGGAAATTCTCATCATCGACCAGAAGCTCGACCAGCTGGCCGATCTCGATGAGGTCGCCGAGACCCTCGTCAACTGGATCGAACGAAGAGCCGGGACCTGGTCGGGGCTGCTCTGGCTCAACGCTGATACAGGCGCTGCATACGCGTCCGCATTCGGCTCAGCACCGAGCCATGTGAACGCGCTCCTTTCCGAGCGTCTTGCCTCCCTCCCGACGAGGACGGACAGAGCGACGGCAACGATCCTCTCGCGCGAAGATGCCCACGACCTGCTCGGGACCGAACTCGCCTTTCTTCCATCTTCTGTGCGCGAACTCTTGATCGCTACCTACCGCGAGGATGAGCGGCCGCTCGTCCGCCTCCTCGCCTGGAACGACGAGGGACGGCTGCCTGCCGACCTTTCCCGGCACCTTCCCGCTCTCCGCCTTCTCATGATGCACGTCGGCGCTGCGCTCACCCGCCTGGCGACACGACGGCAACTCGAGCGTTCACTCGACGAGCTTCGGGCCTTGCTCCAGCTCTCGCGCCAGGTGGTGGTGGCAGATTCGATTTACGAACTCCTCGGGGAACTCGAGCGACTCTTCCGCCATTTCCTCCGCTACGACGCTCTGATTTTCCTCGAGCCGGACGACTCGGCCCCAAATCTGCTCCGCATCTCCTGGGGGAGCGGACCGATACCCGAGGCGCGAATTGGCCACCGCATCCCGATCGACCGCAGTTTGGCTGGTCACGCCTTTCGGACCGGTCACCTGTTGCATATAACCGATACCTGGGAAGATCCTCGTACCTATCATCTCCCCGAACGACCTTTCCCTTTGCGGACATTGCTCCTCGTCCCGCTCCGGCACGATGGATCGACCAAGGCTGTTCTCGGCATCGGGCGCACAGCGGTCGCACCGTTCTCGCCATTGGAAGTGGAACTGGTCAGCATCCTGGCGCAGGAACTGGCGACCGGCCTGACTGTCGTTCACCAGCGCCAGGTCATTCTCCAGAACGTCGAGCTCCAGCGGTTCCTAGCTGATGTGGGGGACCTGCTGTTGCAAAATCCCGATCCGCGCTCCTTCGCCCGACCGCTCGTGACCCGGCTCGCGCAAACGCTGGGTGGTTCGGCTGCGCTCGTACTCCGCCTACCGCTCGATGAATCGCCGATGAGCGCCTCATCCGAGCATGACGGCGAAGGACCGGCGATCGACCTCACTCCGCTCCATGATCCTGCTTTCTTCGATTGGCTCGCCCGGTCCAGTGCGCAAGGAACGCTGGAACTGACCGATGCGAGGATCGTACCGGCCCCATTCCAGCCGTCTTTTGCAGCGCTCCTGGCCTCCAGCGCGCGCCTCACGCTCGTCTCGCTCGTCGCGCACGACGTGCCGCTCGGTTGCCTGCTCCTCAGCCGTCCGGTCAGGACGGTCACTCATCCGCTCGAGACCGTCCTGCTTCGCGAACTGCGAACGCGGCTCGCCCATGCGCTCGGCCGATGGGTTGCCAGTCGCGAGCAGGATGCGATCGCCTCGCTGGCACGGGAGCTGAGCCTTTCCTCGGATCTCGGCACCTTTGGACAGCTCTTGTTGCAGCGCTTACCGAGTTTGCTGCCGAGTGACTTCGCGACCATGCTGTTTCTCGACGATGATCAGCACGCCTTCGTTCCTCTCGCGGCGAGCCCTCATTTTGCGTTACTCCCAGCCGACTGGTCGATCCCGCGCCAGCGCAGTTGGCTCGGTAATCTGGCCGATCACGATGAGGTGATCATCGTGCCCGATTCCTCCACGATTCCCCTCCTCGACTATCCGCTCCGTGTCGCCGCAGCGGGTCAAACTGCCTCGCTGGCGGTCGCACCACTGGTCGCCCGAGGGCAGACGCGTGGGATCTTGGTTCTCGGCCGGTTCGGCATCAGGCGGTTCACGGTGGCCGAGCAGCAGCGTTTGCGCAACCTCGCTTGA